A genomic segment from Scomber japonicus isolate fScoJap1 chromosome 11, fScoJap1.pri, whole genome shotgun sequence encodes:
- the LOC128367800 gene encoding trace amine-associated receptor 13c-like yields MEVQDRAELCFPHLPNISCRRPLSSGSEAVILKILLFSFTVLTIALNLLVIISVSHFRQLHTPTNILLLSLAVSDFLVGIVVMPGAIAKQISCWFVGDVVCSLSIYIAFIIISSSVGDMVLISVDRYVAICDPLHYTTKITVRRVKLCVCLCWLFSALFSIVLAKDYLIHPGKYNSCHGECVMVVDYISGVTDLVLSFIIPVTLIIILYMRVFVVAVSQARAMRSNVTAGTLQVSVISKKSELKAARTLGIIVVVFLVCCFPYYCASLVEDKLFNSLYASFLLSLLHFNSCLNPVIYAMFYPWFRKSIKLIVTLQILQSGSSDVNIL; encoded by the exons ATGGAGGTTCAGGACAGAGCAGAGCTCTGCTTTCCACATCTCCCCAACATCTCCTGCAGGAGGCCGCTGTCTTCTGGGTCCGAAGCTGTGATTCtgaaaattctgcttttctcCTTCACTGTGCTCACTATAGCTCTCAACCTGCTCGTCATCATCTCAGTCTCCCACTTCAG gCAGCTCCACACACCCACCAAcatcctgctgctctctctggcTGTATCAGACTTTCTTGTAGGCATTGTGGTGATGCCAGGAGCAATTGCCAAACAGATATCCTGCTGGTTTGTGGGTGATGTTGTATGTTCTCTGAGTATTTATATAGCCTTCATCATTATTTCTTCCTCAGTAGGAGACATGGTGCTCATATCAGTTGACCGTTATGTGGCCATTTGTGATCCTCTGCATTACACCACCAAAATCACTGTGAGAAGAGTTAaactctgtgtttgtctgtgttggcTCTTTTCTGCCTTATTCAGCATTGTCTTAGCAAAAGATTACCTGATTCATCCAGGTAAGTATAATTCCTGTCATGGAGAGTGTGTGATGGTAGTTGACTATATTTCAGGAGTTACTGACCTTGTACTGAGCTTTATTATTCCAGTTACTCTCATCATAATCCTGTATATGAGAGTCTTTGTGGTGGCTGTGTCTCAGGCTCGTGCCATGCGCTCTAATGTTACAGCTGGGACACTCCAGGTTTCAGTGATATCAAAGAAATCTGAGTTGAAAGCAGCCAGGACTCTTGGTATTATTGTAGTCGTCTTTCTAGTATGTTGCTTCCCATATTATTGTGCATCTCTTGTAGAGGACAAGTTATTCAATAGTTTATATGCATCCTTTTTGCTCTCTCTGTTGCATTTTAACTCCTGTCTGAACCCTGTGATATATGCCATGTTCTACCCCTGGTTTAGAAAATCTATTAAACTCATTGTGACTCTTCAGATACTGCAGTCTGGCTCCTCTGATGTCAACATACTGTAG